The following proteins are co-located in the Silene latifolia isolate original U9 population chromosome 1, ASM4854445v1, whole genome shotgun sequence genome:
- the LOC141651608 gene encoding putative mitochondrial protein AtMg00860: MCPIPRLDDLLDELSEAKTFSKIDLRQSQHHGTPETPREVFFTLIKHNLFRKLEKCSFMVPEVPFLGYIVSGQGISVDQEKAVAIKPWPTPTNITEARAFHGLAFFYRRFIINFSAIAAPINECLKKGDFKWTSTTQATFEEIKDRICSTHILVLPDFGKLFEVECDASGVGIWAVLTQEKKPVTFFSEK, translated from the exons ATGTGTCCAATTCCCAGACTAGATGACTTATTGGATGAATTGAGTGAAGCAAAAACcttctccaagattgatctgagacaG TCCCAGCACCATGGAACACCTGAAACACCTAGAGAAGTGTTCTTCACACTCATAAAGCACAACCTCTTTAGAAAGCTGGAAAAATGCTCATTTATGGTTCCTGAAGTACCATTCCTGGGATATATTGTCTCTGGCCAAGGCATTTCAGTTGATCAGGAGAAGGCGGTGGCCATAAAACCCTGGCCTACACCAACCAATATTACAGAAGCCAGGGCCTTTCATGGACTGGCTTTCTTTTACAGAAGGTTCATAATAAACTTTAGTGCAATAGCTGCTCCCATCAATGAGTGTTTGAAAAAAGGGGATTTTAAATGGACTTCCACAACACAAGCAACCTTTGAAGAAATTAAAGATAGGATTTGTTCAACTCATATCCTGGTGCTACCTGATTTTGGGAAGTTGTTTGAAGTAGAATGTGATGCAAGTGGAGTGGGCATATGGGCAGTGCTAACTCAAGAAAAGAAACCTGTGACATTCTTCAGTGAAAaatga